The following coding sequences are from one Thermus thermamylovorans window:
- a CDS encoding shikimate kinase — translation MTRLEVPRPATFVSLTGFMGVGKSRIGRELARALLLHFIDLDRYIERRTGLSIPDVFRHLGEEAFRRMEKEAVRELIAKDFLVLSLGGGTFVDPENRALLLARGPVVALWASPKTILERATRRPGERPLLQVENPLERIRTLLEAREAIYREAHVHVSTDGRRVEEVVEEILEKLWSHAEAKRP, via the coding sequence ATGACCCGCCTCGAGGTGCCCCGCCCCGCCACCTTCGTGAGCCTCACCGGCTTCATGGGGGTGGGGAAAAGCCGCATCGGGAGGGAGCTTGCTCGGGCCCTCCTGCTCCACTTCATCGACCTGGACCGCTACATCGAGCGCCGCACCGGCCTCTCCATCCCCGACGTCTTCCGCCACCTGGGGGAGGAGGCCTTCCGGCGCATGGAAAAGGAGGCGGTGCGGGAACTCATCGCCAAGGACTTCCTGGTCCTCTCCCTGGGCGGGGGCACCTTCGTGGACCCGGAAAACCGGGCCCTGCTCCTCGCCAGGGGCCCCGTGGTGGCCCTCTGGGCTAGCCCAAAGACCATCCTGGAGCGGGCCACCCGCAGGCCGGGGGAGCGTCCCCTCCTCCAGGTGGAAAACCCCCTGGAGCGCATAAGGACCCTCCTGGAAGCCCGGGAAGCCATCTACCGGGAAGCCCACGTGCACGTGTCCACGGATGGAAGACGGGTGGAGGAGGTGGTGGAGGAGATCCTGGAGAAGCTCTGGAGCCATGCAGAGGCTAAGCGTCCGTAA
- a CDS encoding 3-dehydroquinate synthase gives MQRLSVRKPIPYPILIGEGVLAQVGAPKGPKALLYDRKVEGFALEVAEALGAPHRLGLEGGEGVKTLEVYGQVLSFLAEGGLPRNATLLVVGGGTLTDLGGFVAATYLRGVPYLAFPTTTLSVVDAGVGGKTGLNLPQGKNLVGAFHFPQGVYAELRTLRTLPPLAFKEGLVEAFKHGLISGDEDLLWVEDLTPESPRLEAYLARAVAVKVGVTERDPLERGERRLLNLGHTLAHALEAATHHALPHGAAVAYGLLYAALLGRALGGEDLVPLVQGLLRWLAPPPLPRLAWEDLLPYLARDKKKVSERLHWVVPLAPGRLEVRPLPEALLREAYGAWQAELEAAGLAPP, from the coding sequence ATGCAGAGGCTAAGCGTCCGTAAACCCATCCCCTACCCCATCCTTATCGGGGAAGGGGTGCTGGCCCAGGTGGGGGCGCCCAAAGGCCCCAAGGCCCTCCTCTACGACCGCAAGGTGGAGGGCTTCGCCCTGGAGGTGGCGGAGGCCCTGGGGGCACCCCACCGCCTGGGACTGGAAGGGGGGGAAGGGGTGAAGACCTTGGAGGTCTACGGCCAGGTCCTCTCCTTCCTGGCGGAAGGGGGCTTACCCCGGAACGCCACCCTGCTGGTGGTGGGCGGGGGGACCCTCACCGACCTGGGGGGATTTGTGGCCGCCACCTACCTCAGGGGCGTGCCCTACCTTGCCTTCCCCACCACCACGCTGAGCGTGGTGGACGCCGGCGTGGGGGGCAAGACCGGCCTCAACCTCCCCCAGGGGAAGAACCTGGTGGGGGCCTTCCACTTCCCCCAAGGGGTTTACGCGGAGCTACGGACTCTCCGGACCCTTCCCCCCTTGGCCTTCAAGGAGGGGCTGGTGGAGGCCTTCAAGCACGGGCTCATCTCCGGGGACGAGGACCTCCTGTGGGTGGAAGACCTCACCCCGGAAAGCCCCCGGCTGGAGGCCTACCTGGCCCGGGCGGTGGCGGTGAAGGTGGGCGTCACCGAGCGGGACCCCCTGGAACGGGGGGAACGCCGGCTTTTGAACCTGGGCCACACCCTGGCCCACGCCCTGGAAGCGGCCACCCACCACGCCCTTCCCCACGGGGCGGCGGTGGCCTACGGCCTCCTCTACGCCGCCCTGTTGGGCCGGGCCCTGGGGGGGGAGGACCTGGTCCCCCTGGTCCAGGGCCTCCTCCGCTGGCTGGCCCCGCCCCCCTTGCCCCGGCTGGCCTGGGAGGACCTCCTCCCTTACCTGGCCCGGGACAAGAAGAAGGTCTCGGAACGCCTCCACTGGGTGGTGCCCTTGGCCCCAGGGCGCCTCGAGGTCCGCCCCCTGCCGGAAGCCCTCCTCCGGGAAGCCTACGGGGCGTGGCAGGCCGAGCTGGAGGCGGCGGGGCTCGCCCCCCCCTAA
- the rsmF gene encoding 16S rRNA (cytosine(1407)-C(5))-methyltransferase RsmF produces MLPKAFLTRMAALLGEEFPAFLKALTEGERAFGLRVNTLKLSPEAFLRLSPWPLEPIPWCEEGFHYPPEARPGPHPFFYAGLYYIQEPSAQAVGALLDPKPGERVLDLAAAPGGKTTHLAARMGGQGLLLANEVDGKRVRGLLENVERWGTPIGVLQAPPRALAEAFGPYFHRVLLDAPCSGEGMFRKDPEAVRHWGPKAPERASGVQKALLAQAARLVGPGGVLVYATCTFAPEENEGVVAHFLKAHPEFHLEEARFHPLFAPGVPEWGDGNPELRKTARLWPHRLRGEGHFLARFRREGGVWGTPPKERVPPLGLEARRALAAFLEGAGLGLEGPVLERAGHLYLLPEGMPSLSGLKAPAPGLYLGRVQKGRFRPGKALALAFGAGLPWPRLPQVSLPPEDPRALAFATGEGVGWEGEDLPLALAVLKTPLGEFPLDFAKAKGGVLRPVGLGL; encoded by the coding sequence GTGCTGCCCAAGGCCTTCCTCACCCGCATGGCGGCCCTTTTGGGGGAGGAGTTCCCGGCCTTCCTCAAAGCCCTCACGGAAGGGGAGCGGGCCTTTGGCCTGAGGGTGAACACCCTGAAGCTTTCCCCGGAAGCCTTCTTGCGCCTTTCCCCCTGGCCCCTGGAGCCCATCCCCTGGTGCGAGGAGGGCTTCCACTACCCCCCCGAGGCCCGGCCCGGCCCCCACCCCTTCTTCTACGCCGGGCTCTACTACATCCAGGAGCCCAGCGCCCAGGCGGTGGGAGCCCTCCTGGACCCCAAGCCCGGGGAGCGGGTTTTGGACCTGGCCGCCGCCCCCGGGGGGAAGACCACCCACCTCGCCGCCCGCATGGGGGGGCAGGGGCTTTTGCTCGCCAACGAGGTGGACGGCAAGCGGGTGCGGGGCCTGTTGGAGAACGTGGAGCGCTGGGGGACCCCCATAGGGGTGCTCCAGGCCCCGCCCCGGGCCCTGGCGGAAGCCTTCGGCCCCTATTTCCACCGGGTGCTCCTGGATGCCCCCTGCTCCGGGGAGGGGATGTTCCGCAAGGACCCCGAGGCCGTTCGCCACTGGGGCCCCAAGGCTCCGGAGAGGGCCAGCGGGGTGCAGAAGGCCCTCCTGGCCCAGGCCGCCCGCCTGGTGGGGCCCGGAGGGGTCCTGGTCTACGCCACCTGCACCTTTGCCCCCGAGGAGAACGAGGGGGTGGTGGCCCACTTCCTCAAGGCCCACCCGGAGTTCCACCTGGAGGAGGCCCGCTTTCACCCCCTCTTTGCCCCCGGGGTGCCGGAGTGGGGGGACGGGAACCCCGAGCTCAGGAAGACCGCCCGCCTCTGGCCCCACCGCCTCCGCGGGGAAGGGCACTTCCTGGCCCGGTTCCGCCGGGAGGGGGGGGTGTGGGGCACGCCCCCCAAGGAGCGGGTGCCCCCCTTGGGCCTCGAGGCCAGAAGGGCCCTCGCCGCCTTCCTGGAAGGGGCGGGGCTCGGCCTGGAGGGCCCCGTCTTGGAGCGGGCCGGCCACCTCTACCTCCTGCCGGAGGGGATGCCCTCCCTCTCAGGCCTCAAGGCCCCTGCCCCTGGGCTCTACCTGGGCCGGGTGCAAAAGGGCCGCTTCCGCCCGGGCAAGGCCCTGGCCCTGGCCTTCGGGGCGGGCCTGCCCTGGCCCAGGCTCCCCCAGGTTTCCCTGCCGCCGGAAGACCCCCGGGCCCTGGCCTTCGCCACGGGGGAGGGGGTGGGGTGGGAGGGGGAGGACCTGCCCCTGGCCCTGGCGGTCTTGAAAACCCCCCTCGGGGAGTTCCCCCTGGACTTCGCCAAGGCCAAGGGGGGGGTCCTGCGGCCCGTGGGCCTGGGGCTTTAG
- a CDS encoding 4'-phosphopantetheinyl transferase superfamily protein encodes MILALGADLVEIARVRRLLARRGERVLQRLFVEEEVAYALRHQDPAPSLAARLAAKEAFQKCWPESLSWKEVWVGMAGRRPFLRFAPRVEEQMRARGLWAHLSLSHERGHALAVVVLELRP; translated from the coding sequence ATGATCCTGGCCCTGGGCGCCGACCTGGTGGAGATCGCCCGGGTGCGCAGGCTCCTCGCCCGCCGCGGGGAGAGGGTTCTGCAGCGCCTGTTTGTGGAGGAGGAGGTGGCCTACGCCCTCCGCCACCAGGACCCGGCCCCCAGCCTCGCCGCCCGCCTGGCCGCCAAGGAGGCCTTCCAGAAGTGCTGGCCGGAGAGCCTCTCCTGGAAGGAGGTCTGGGTGGGGATGGCGGGGAGAAGGCCCTTCCTCCGCTTTGCCCCCCGGGTGGAGGAGCAGATGCGGGCGAGGGGGCTTTGGGCCCACCTCTCCCTCAGCCACGAGCGGGGCCACGCCCTGGCGGTGGTGGTCCTGGAGCTCAGGCCCTAG
- a CDS encoding lysophospholipid acyltransferase family protein encodes MRALAGWVLRGLGWRYHMPPPPSKKYVLVGAPHTSNWDFAVGLLALWALGIRARWLGKKELFRPPLGWLLRLLGGIPVDRSRRNNLVEGVAAIFQREEEIAILITPEGTRGKAPYWRTGFYYMALGAGVPIALGYADFRRKEVGIGGYLWPTGDLRRDFAAIRAFYGDKVGLRPEKQGPVRLREEVEEARA; translated from the coding sequence ATGCGCGCCCTCGCAGGCTGGGTTCTTCGCGGGCTGGGCTGGCGGTACCACATGCCGCCTCCCCCCAGTAAGAAGTACGTGCTCGTCGGGGCCCCCCATACCTCCAACTGGGACTTCGCGGTGGGGTTACTGGCCCTTTGGGCCCTGGGCATCCGCGCCCGGTGGCTGGGCAAGAAGGAGCTCTTCCGCCCCCCCTTGGGCTGGCTCCTCCGTCTCCTGGGGGGTATTCCCGTGGACCGCTCCCGCAGGAACAACCTGGTGGAAGGGGTGGCGGCCATCTTTCAGCGGGAGGAGGAGATCGCCATCCTCATCACCCCCGAGGGCACCCGAGGAAAGGCCCCCTACTGGCGCACGGGGTTTTACTACATGGCCCTGGGGGCCGGGGTGCCCATCGCCCTGGGCTACGCCGACTTCCGGCGCAAGGAGGTGGGCATCGGGGGCTACCTCTGGCCCACGGGGGACTTAAGGCGGGACTTTGCCGCCATCCGCGCCTTCTACGGGGACAAGGTGGGGCTCAGGCCGGAAAAGCAAGGACCCGTCCGCTTGCGGGAAGAGGTGGAGGAGGCTAGGGCCTGA
- the der gene encoding ribosome biogenesis GTPase Der: protein MHRVVIVGRPNVGKSSLFNRLLGKRSAVVADVPGVTRDLKEGVVETDRGRFLLVDTGGLWSGDRWEGKIREKVDRALEDAEVVLFAVDGRAELTQADLEVAEYLRKKGKPVVLVATKVDDPGHEPYLGPLYALGFGDPIPTSSAHARGLEDLLEAIWEKLPVRHIESGPEVAAIRLALVGRPNAGKSSLLNALLGEERVIVSEEPGTTRDAIDVRFSFRGQDFVLVDTAGIRKRPETLVEELAIRRSLRAIEEADVVLLVVDPFQVGDRELKLANHALGAGKPVLLAVSKWDRVAKEEAPKVRRELKAKLAHLEHLPRVFTSALTRQNLDRLLTEAARLYELNHTRIPTAELNRWLSVWTARVQLPNFKGKPLKLLYATQPEVAPPTFVLFVNHPEFVTRSFENYLKNRIGEDLGLKEVPFRLVFRGRREEG from the coding sequence ATGCACAGGGTCGTGATCGTGGGCCGGCCCAACGTGGGCAAGTCCAGCCTCTTCAACCGCCTTCTTGGGAAAAGGAGCGCGGTGGTGGCCGACGTGCCCGGGGTCACCCGCGACCTCAAGGAGGGGGTGGTGGAAACGGACCGGGGCCGCTTCCTCCTGGTGGACACCGGGGGGCTCTGGTCCGGAGATAGGTGGGAGGGGAAGATCCGGGAGAAGGTGGACCGGGCCCTGGAGGACGCGGAGGTGGTCCTCTTCGCCGTGGACGGCCGCGCCGAGCTCACCCAGGCGGACCTCGAGGTGGCGGAGTACCTGCGCAAAAAGGGCAAGCCCGTGGTCCTGGTGGCCACCAAGGTGGACGATCCCGGGCACGAGCCCTACCTGGGTCCCCTCTACGCCCTGGGCTTCGGCGACCCCATCCCCACCTCCAGCGCCCATGCCCGGGGGCTGGAGGACCTCCTGGAGGCCATCTGGGAGAAGCTCCCCGTGCGGCACATCGAGTCCGGGCCCGAGGTGGCGGCCATCCGGCTGGCCCTGGTAGGGCGGCCCAACGCGGGGAAGAGCAGCCTCCTCAACGCCCTCCTGGGGGAGGAGCGGGTGATCGTCTCCGAGGAGCCCGGCACCACCCGGGACGCCATCGACGTGCGCTTCTCCTTCCGCGGCCAGGACTTCGTCCTGGTGGACACCGCAGGCATCCGCAAGCGCCCCGAGACCCTGGTGGAGGAGCTGGCCATAAGGCGGAGCCTAAGGGCCATCGAGGAGGCGGACGTGGTCCTCCTGGTGGTGGACCCCTTCCAGGTGGGGGACCGGGAGCTGAAGCTGGCCAACCACGCCCTGGGGGCGGGCAAGCCGGTACTGCTCGCCGTCAGCAAGTGGGACCGGGTGGCTAAGGAAGAGGCCCCCAAGGTGCGGCGGGAGCTCAAGGCGAAGCTCGCCCACCTGGAGCACCTGCCCCGGGTGTTCACCTCGGCCCTCACCAGGCAAAACCTGGACAGGCTCCTCACCGAGGCGGCGCGGCTTTACGAACTCAACCACACCCGCATCCCCACCGCTGAGCTCAACCGCTGGCTTTCCGTGTGGACGGCCAGGGTCCAGCTCCCCAACTTCAAGGGCAAGCCCCTGAAGCTCCTTTACGCCACCCAGCCGGAGGTGGCCCCGCCCACCTTCGTCCTCTTCGTGAACCACCCGGAGTTCGTCACCCGGTCCTTTGAGAACTACCTCAAAAACCGCATCGGCGAGGACCTGGGCCTAAAGGAAGTGCCCTTCCGCCTGGTCTTCCGCGGGCGGCGGGAGGAGGGATAG
- a CDS encoding putative Ig domain-containing protein codes for MRKPWSLLLLPLLAACGTQDPTGAGMEPLRLTSTSLPPAYLGESYSAAFSAEGGVRPYTFRLEGRLPQGLAFQGGRIAGVPRERGQFPLTLTVEDGAKNSRVQRLTLTVSDPPPPRLTLVAPPAQVEGPFLLLGRVEVREALGFQLELRLVDLVPDLGSLRAASPVHLLDYDPTTGLLRLDLAFPRPVRDQEAFRLLLTPQRPLVPRFTPRVVLYDREGRPLGEPLPRGRPFADLLGLAQAWGREGRELREDLNGDGRVDRADLELLARGYFPSAQPPPLLPPQGEDRSP; via the coding sequence ATGCGGAAGCCCTGGTCCCTCCTCTTACTGCCCCTCCTCGCCGCCTGCGGCACCCAGGACCCCACGGGGGCGGGGATGGAGCCCCTGCGCCTCACCAGCACCAGCCTTCCCCCCGCCTACCTGGGGGAAAGCTACAGTGCAGCCTTCAGCGCCGAAGGCGGCGTGCGGCCCTACACCTTCCGCCTCGAGGGGAGGCTTCCCCAGGGCCTCGCCTTCCAGGGGGGGCGGATCGCTGGGGTACCCAGGGAGAGGGGCCAGTTCCCCCTCACCCTCACCGTGGAGGACGGGGCCAAGAACAGCCGCGTCCAGCGGCTCACCCTCACCGTCAGCGACCCGCCCCCACCCCGGCTCACCCTGGTAGCCCCCCCGGCCCAGGTGGAGGGCCCCTTCCTCCTCCTGGGGCGGGTGGAGGTGCGGGAGGCCTTGGGCTTCCAGCTGGAGCTCCGCCTCGTGGACCTGGTCCCCGACCTGGGGAGCCTGCGGGCGGCGAGCCCCGTCCACCTCCTGGACTACGACCCCACCACCGGCCTCCTCCGCCTGGACCTGGCCTTCCCCAGGCCGGTGCGGGACCAGGAGGCCTTCCGCCTCCTTCTCACCCCCCAAAGGCCCCTCGTCCCCCGGTTCACCCCCCGGGTGGTCCTCTACGACCGGGAAGGGAGGCCTCTGGGGGAGCCCCTGCCCCGGGGGCGGCCCTTCGCCGACCTCCTCGGCCTGGCCCAGGCCTGGGGCCGGGAGGGCCGGGAACTGCGGGAGGACCTGAACGGGGACGGCCGGGTGGACCGGGCCGACCTGGAGCTCCTGGCCCGGGGGTACTTCCCCAGCGCCCAGCCCCCGCCCCTCCTGCCCCCCCAGGGGGAGGACCGTTCCCCCTGA
- the dcd gene encoding dCTP deaminase yields MIKPDWWIREMAQKGMIEPFEERLVREGVISYGLSSFGYDLRAAPEWKIFTNVFSTVVDPKNFDERSFVEYQGEEVIIPPNSFALTRSVEYLRIPENVIAIALGKSTYARCGIVANVTPLEPGWEGHVTLEISNTTPLPAKVYAGEGIVQIVFLEGPRPEVTYRDRRGKYQGQRGITLPRV; encoded by the coding sequence ATGATTAAGCCGGACTGGTGGATCCGGGAGATGGCCCAAAAGGGCATGATCGAGCCCTTCGAGGAGCGCCTGGTCAGGGAGGGGGTGATCAGCTACGGGCTTTCCAGCTTCGGCTACGACCTCCGGGCCGCCCCCGAGTGGAAGATCTTCACCAACGTCTTCTCCACCGTGGTGGACCCCAAGAACTTCGACGAAAGGAGCTTCGTGGAGTACCAGGGCGAAGAGGTCATCATCCCCCCCAACTCCTTCGCCCTCACCCGGAGCGTGGAGTACCTCCGCATCCCGGAAAACGTCATCGCCATCGCCCTGGGCAAGAGCACCTACGCCCGGTGCGGCATCGTGGCCAACGTGACCCCCCTGGAGCCGGGCTGGGAGGGGCACGTCACCCTGGAGATCTCCAACACCACCCCTCTCCCGGCCAAGGTCTACGCGGGGGAGGGGATCGTGCAGATCGTCTTCCTGGAAGGCCCCAGGCCCGAGGTCACCTACCGGGACCGCCGGGGCAAGTACCAGGGGCAAAGGGGCATCACCCTGCCCCGGGTGTAG
- a CDS encoding peptidylprolyl isomerase: MGVRALLLGLLVLLGACRGESMKPLPYLAETPVRSFRAPEVVLEPGRDYYARIRTTQGEILLDLLEEAAPNTVNSFVFLALHRYFEGVVWHRVIPGFVAQTGDPTGTGTGGPGYTFGLEIAPGLAFDREGMVGMARTQDPNSNGSQFFITLGPTPHLTGQYTLFARVVRGMEAVRRLRPTEGPGATGERDKILSVEILVKE, translated from the coding sequence ATAGGGGTGCGCGCGCTTCTCCTCGGCCTCTTGGTCCTCCTCGGCGCCTGCAGAGGTGAGAGCATGAAGCCCCTTCCCTACCTTGCGGAAACCCCGGTGCGCTCCTTCCGGGCCCCGGAGGTGGTCCTGGAACCGGGCAGGGACTACTACGCCCGCATCCGGACCACCCAGGGGGAGATCCTCCTGGACCTCCTGGAGGAGGCGGCCCCCAACACGGTGAACTCCTTCGTCTTCCTGGCCCTCCACCGCTACTTCGAGGGGGTAGTGTGGCACCGGGTGATCCCCGGCTTCGTGGCCCAGACCGGGGACCCCACGGGCACCGGCACCGGAGGCCCGGGCTACACCTTCGGGCTGGAGATCGCCCCGGGGCTGGCCTTCGACCGGGAGGGGATGGTGGGCATGGCTCGCACCCAGGACCCCAACTCCAACGGGAGCCAGTTCTTCATCACCTTAGGCCCCACCCCCCACCTCACGGGGCAGTACACCCTCTTCGCGCGGGTGGTGCGGGGGATGGAGGCGGTAAGGCGCCTAAGGCCCACGGAGGGCCCGGGGGCCACCGGGGAGCGGGACAAGATCCTCAGCGTGGAGATCCTGGTCAAGGAATGA
- a CDS encoding ATP phosphoribosyltransferase regulatory subunit, translating to MIPEGTRFLLPPEARLKAELLGRLRELFLRHGYEPVELPALESYDPAHPLAQRAFKLVDRTGEVLALRSEFTTLLAKLLRPHLGEGVRRFQYAGALWLREGDAELGRLREYTQVGLELIGATGPLADAEVLHLAFAALEALGLEGVVEVGLPSLVGEVLKASGLPEEAQKEAQRAIHRKNLPELSELLARHPLTEEARKTLLALPDLYGEAEVLAEAKGLPLPPRARKALEDLETTLALLERPVLLDLGLARRYEYYSGIFFRAYTPGFGLPLLGGGRYDGALLPRAAGFALGVERALEALRPPQKEEAPEVLALDLKALRRLAGERRVELFHGEDPLGYARRRGIPYLAQGERLWRVE from the coding sequence ATGATCCCCGAAGGCACCCGCTTCCTCCTCCCCCCGGAGGCCCGGCTCAAGGCCGAGCTCCTGGGGAGGCTAAGGGAGCTTTTCCTGCGCCACGGCTACGAGCCCGTGGAGCTTCCCGCCCTGGAGAGCTACGACCCCGCCCACCCCCTGGCGCAAAGGGCCTTCAAGCTGGTGGACCGAACGGGGGAAGTACTGGCCCTAAGGAGCGAGTTCACCACCCTCCTGGCCAAGCTCTTAAGGCCCCACCTGGGGGAAGGGGTCCGCCGCTTCCAGTACGCGGGGGCCCTATGGCTTAGGGAAGGGGACGCGGAGCTCGGGCGCTTACGGGAGTACACCCAGGTGGGCCTGGAGCTCATCGGGGCCACGGGGCCTTTGGCGGACGCGGAGGTCTTGCACCTGGCCTTCGCCGCCCTCGAGGCCCTGGGCCTGGAGGGGGTGGTGGAGGTGGGCCTGCCCAGCCTGGTGGGGGAGGTGCTCAAGGCCTCGGGCCTTCCCGAAGAGGCACAAAAGGAGGCGCAACGGGCCATCCACCGCAAGAACCTGCCCGAGCTCAGCGAGCTCCTCGCCCGCCACCCCCTGACCGAGGAGGCCCGGAAAACCCTCCTGGCCCTCCCCGACCTCTACGGGGAGGCGGAGGTGCTGGCCGAGGCCAAGGGCCTTCCCCTTCCCCCCAGGGCGCGCAAGGCCCTGGAGGACCTGGAAACGACCTTGGCGCTCCTGGAGAGGCCCGTCCTCCTGGACCTGGGCCTGGCCCGGCGCTACGAGTACTACTCCGGCATCTTCTTCCGCGCCTACACCCCGGGGTTCGGCCTGCCCCTCCTGGGCGGGGGGCGGTACGACGGGGCGCTTCTGCCCCGGGCGGCGGGCTTCGCCCTGGGGGTGGAACGGGCCCTGGAGGCCCTGAGGCCGCCCCAGAAGGAGGAGGCCCCCGAGGTTCTAGCCCTGGACCTGAAAGCCCTTCGCCGCCTGGCCGGGGAGAGGCGGGTGGAGCTTTTCCACGGGGAAGACCCCCTGGGCTACGCCAGGAGGCGGGGCATCCCCTACCTGGCCCAGGGGGAAAGGCTCTGGAGGGTGGAGTGA
- the hisG gene encoding ATP phosphoribosyltransferase: MRRYLLTVALPKGRMFQEAYGALKGAGLDLPPVEGERALLHGKEGGIALLELRNQDVPVYVDLGIAELGVVGKDILLDSGRDLFEPVDLGFGACRLSLIRRPGDTSPIRRIATKYPLFTARLLKERGWVADVVELSGNIELAAVTGLADAVVDVVQTGATLRAAGLVEVEVLAHSTARLIVNRQALKLKRWLLKPLIAKLRGRDGGP; encoded by the coding sequence GTGAGGCGCTACCTCCTCACCGTGGCCCTGCCCAAGGGGCGGATGTTCCAGGAGGCCTACGGGGCCCTGAAGGGGGCGGGGCTGGACCTGCCCCCCGTGGAGGGCGAGCGGGCCCTCCTCCACGGGAAGGAAGGGGGGATCGCCCTCCTGGAGCTCCGCAACCAGGACGTGCCCGTCTACGTGGACCTGGGGATCGCCGAGCTGGGGGTGGTGGGCAAGGACATCCTCCTGGACTCGGGTCGGGACCTCTTCGAGCCCGTGGACCTGGGCTTCGGCGCCTGCCGGCTTTCCCTCATAAGGCGCCCCGGGGACACCTCCCCCATCCGCCGCATCGCCACCAAGTACCCCCTCTTCACCGCCCGCCTCCTCAAAGAGCGGGGCTGGGTGGCGGACGTGGTGGAGCTTTCGGGGAACATCGAGCTGGCCGCGGTCACCGGCCTGGCGGACGCGGTGGTGGACGTGGTGCAGACCGGGGCCACCCTCAGGGCGGCGGGCCTCGTGGAGGTGGAGGTCCTGGCCCACTCCACCGCCCGGCTCATCGTGAACCGGCAGGCCCTGAAGCTCAAGCGCTGGCTTTTGAAGCCCCTCATCGCTAAGCTGAGAGGCCGTGACGGAGGCCCGTAG
- the trmH gene encoding tRNA (guanosine(18)-2'-O)-methyltransferase TrmH, giving the protein MTEARRRRIEEVLRRRQPDLTVLLENVHKPHNLSAILRSCDAVGVLEAHAVNPTGGVPTFNETSGGSHKWVYLRVHSDIQTAIGHLRELGFRIYATALWEDAQDFREVDYTGPTALLLGAEKWGVSEEALALADGAIQVPMFGMVQSLNVSVAAAVILFEAQRQRLKAGLYEKPRLDPELYQKVLEDWLRK; this is encoded by the coding sequence GTGACGGAGGCCCGTAGGCGCCGGATCGAGGAGGTCTTAAGGAGGCGGCAGCCCGACCTCACCGTCCTCCTGGAGAACGTGCACAAGCCCCACAACCTCTCGGCCATCCTCCGGAGCTGCGATGCGGTGGGGGTCCTCGAGGCCCACGCGGTGAACCCCACAGGGGGCGTGCCCACCTTCAACGAGACCAGCGGGGGAAGCCACAAATGGGTTTACCTGCGGGTGCACTCCGACATCCAAACGGCCATCGGTCACTTGAGGGAGCTGGGTTTTCGGATCTACGCCACCGCCCTGTGGGAGGATGCCCAAGACTTCCGGGAGGTGGACTACACCGGGCCCACCGCCCTCCTCCTGGGGGCGGAGAAGTGGGGGGTCTCGGAGGAGGCCCTGGCCCTGGCCGACGGCGCCATCCAGGTGCCCATGTTCGGCATGGTCCAGAGCCTGAACGTCTCCGTGGCCGCGGCGGTGATCCTCTTTGAGGCCCAAAGGCAAAGGCTAAAGGCGGGGCTTTACGAGAAGCCCCGCCTGGACCCCGAGCTTTACCAGAAGGTGCTGGAAGACTGGCTCAGGAAGTGA
- a CDS encoding branched-chain amino acid transaminase — MTKPEAKGGDVQIKAGLIWLNGKLVPQEEAKTSVLSHALHYGTSVFEGIRAYETPKGPAIFRLKEHVRRLFHSAKVLRMEIPFTPEEVEEAIREVVRQNGYKSCYIRPLAWMGARALGVNPLPNNPAEVMVAAWEWGAYLGEEAVRRGARLVTSSWARFPANVLPGKAKVGGNYVNSALAKMEAVAAGADEALLLDEEGYVAEGSGENLFFVRDGVVYALEHSVNLEGITRDSVIRIAKDLGYEVQVVRATRDQLYMADEVFMTGTAAEVTPVSMIDWRPIGQGTAGPITLRLREVYLEAAKGLRPEYEGWLTYV, encoded by the coding sequence ATGACCAAGCCTGAGGCCAAGGGCGGCGACGTGCAGATCAAGGCCGGGCTCATCTGGTTGAACGGGAAGCTCGTTCCCCAGGAGGAGGCCAAGACCAGCGTCCTGAGCCACGCCCTCCACTACGGCACCAGCGTCTTTGAGGGCATCCGCGCCTACGAAACCCCCAAGGGCCCCGCCATCTTCCGCCTCAAGGAGCACGTCCGGCGCCTTTTCCACTCCGCCAAGGTCCTGCGCATGGAGATCCCCTTCACCCCCGAGGAGGTGGAGGAGGCCATCCGGGAGGTGGTGCGCCAAAACGGGTACAAAAGCTGCTACATCCGCCCCCTGGCCTGGATGGGGGCCAGGGCCCTGGGGGTGAACCCCCTGCCCAACAACCCCGCGGAGGTGATGGTGGCCGCCTGGGAGTGGGGGGCCTACCTGGGGGAGGAGGCGGTGCGCAGGGGGGCCAGGCTCGTCACCAGCTCCTGGGCCCGCTTCCCCGCCAACGTCCTGCCGGGCAAGGCCAAGGTAGGGGGAAATTACGTGAATAGCGCTCTGGCCAAGATGGAGGCGGTGGCCGCCGGGGCGGACGAGGCCCTCCTCCTGGACGAGGAGGGGTATGTGGCCGAGGGCAGCGGGGAGAACCTTTTCTTCGTGCGGGACGGGGTGGTCTATGCCCTCGAGCACTCGGTGAACCTGGAGGGGATTACCCGGGATTCCGTGATCCGCATCGCCAAGGACCTGGGCTACGAGGTCCAGGTGGTGCGGGCCACCCGCGACCAGCTCTACATGGCGGACGAGGTCTTCATGACCGGCACCGCCGCCGAGGTGACCCCGGTTTCCATGATCGACTGGCGGCCCATCGGCCAGGGCACCGCCGGGCCCATCACCCTGAGGCTACGGGAGGTCTACCTGGAGGCCGCCAAGGGCCTGCGGCCCGAGTATGAGGGCTGGCTCACCTACGTGTAG